Proteins co-encoded in one Schistocerca cancellata isolate TAMUIC-IGC-003103 chromosome 5, iqSchCanc2.1, whole genome shotgun sequence genomic window:
- the LOC126187464 gene encoding phosphatidylinositol N-acetylglucosaminyltransferase subunit C, which yields MTIKKSSTRSAWKKNLYENKGYPDNYTDASFLEELKKNVHSRGVSYGEAIRGGGLLARQLCIVVWFALIFVYVNNEWITPEKVFVCSSILTGIGYLLFRAVHTSVNYSTVFWGDLHTVLIFLSFGYVLSPILKTLTETISTDTIYAMTTIMSCVHLIFFDYGVPAAVVSSALSLNAAIFGSICLASRLPSPFHAFVLLTVAVELYALLPMLLSNVRGSLITIGSMVIVTVYFLFTVSSILTFLFICSVIFITAVCPLCFVKWQCHKDNIYGPWDEAVVSEIDM from the coding sequence ATGACTATTAAGAAAAGTTCAACAAGATCTGCGTGGAAGAAGAATCTGTATGAAAACAAAGGCTATCCAGACAATTACACAGATGCATCGTTTCTGGAAGAATTGAAGAAAAATGTACATTCTCGAGGTGTGTCGTATGGAGAGGCGATCAGAGGGGGTGGACTACTTGCACGCCAGTTATGCATCGTTGTATGGTTTGCTTTAATATTCGTGTACGTCAACAACGAATGGATTACACCGGAGAAAGTATTCGTGTGCAGCAGCATACTGACAGGAATAGGTTACCTGCTGTTCAGAGCAGTACATACGAGTGTAAATTATAGCACAGTGTTTTGGGGAGATTTGCACACAGTTCTAATATTTCTTTCCTTTGGCTATGTGCTGTCCCCTATTCTGAAAACACTTACCGAGACAATTAGTACAGACACGATATATGCGATGACCACGATAATGAGTTGTGTTCACTTGATATTTTTCGATTATGGTGTGCCTGCAGCAGTTGTATCTAGCGCCTTGTCTCTGAATGCTGCCATATTTGGTTCAATATGCTTAGCGTCACGACTGCCTTCACCATTCCATGCCTTTGTGCTGTTAACAGTTGCAGTTGAACTATATGCACTCCTTCCAATGTTATTGTCAAATGTGAGAGGATCTCTGATCACTATAGGTAGCATGGTcattgtaactgtttattttttatttactgtgtcatcaattttgactttcctgtttatCTGTTCTGTGATATTTATCACAGCAGTGTGTCCATTATGTTTTGTGAAATGGCAGTGCCACAAGGATAACATATATGGTCCATGGGATGAAGCTGTTGTAAGCGAGATTGACATGTGA